One region of Wyeomyia smithii strain HCP4-BCI-WySm-NY-G18 chromosome 3, ASM2978416v1, whole genome shotgun sequence genomic DNA includes:
- the LOC129732137 gene encoding protein C10 produces MSYLSNFTAETGKTILIDVLKTVNQSENAKKLSEAKANSGKEMIKMMQYVFPLVMQLQITVIKEYGFPPNREGLVQFEQIIREFEREDVDIARLRSQIRSIYLPPININNTNDVLI; encoded by the coding sequence ATGTCGTATTTATCGAACTTCACTGCCGAAACTGGTAAAACGATCCTAATCGATGTGCTAAAAACTGTAAACCAATCTGAGAATGCGAAGAAACTATCGGAAGCAAAGGCTAACTCTGGTAAGGAAATGATTAAAATGATGCAGTACGTCTTCCCGCTCGTGATGCAGCTGCAGATTACCGTCATCAAGGAATACGGATTCCCACCGAACCGAGAGGGATTGGTACAGTTCGAGCAAATTATTCGGGAGTTTGAACGAGAGGACGTGGATATTGCTAGATTGCGCTCGCAAATACGTTCAATCTATTTGCCACCAATAAATATAAACAACACCAATGATGTGCTAATTTAA
- the LOC129730074 gene encoding MTRF1L release factor glutamine methyltransferase, protein MLRSIPWLLKNQPSINVLVRQEFCSEALRTAKAFSVGSIQEKWETRFKSENIPEAGTSIINILAHVLQLPKLDDVRKSHDLILSDSQLSKIDELCQCRLARMPIQYIIREWEFRDITLKMIPPVFIPRPETEELVELILQQIDTKQQMTFLEIGCGSGAIVLSILKHVPLSSAIALDQNRLACELTLANAQSQGLRDRLRIFKHKLVDKLPKEIEDDKFDMIISNPPYVPSGQLLQLEPEIKIYEDLRALDGGADGLAIIRAILELAGEHLNPEGTLWLEVDSSHPEKIAAYLDEHESRIGLKYICSYKDLFRNERFVEIMKV, encoded by the exons atgttacgTTCTATTCCTTGGCTATTAAAAAACCAACCCAGCATTAACGTTCTAGTCCGGCAGGAGTTTTGCTCCGAAGCATTACGTACCGCCAAAGCATTCTCCGTTGGAAGTATTCAAGAAAAGTGGGAAACTCGATTCAAGTCGGAAAACATTCCTGAAGCCGGTACATCCATCATCAACATTCTAGCTCACGTTTTGCAGCTACCAAAGTTGGATGATGTTCGCAAAAGCCATGATCTTATACTGAGCGATAGTCAGCTGAGCAAGATAGATGAGCTTTGCCAGTGCCGCCTCGCTCGGATGCCCATACAGTATATAATCCGAGAATGGGAGTTTCGGGATATCACGCTAAAGATGATCCCACCGGTGTTTATTCCGCGACCGGAGACTGAGGAACTTGTGGAACTTATACTACAGCAAATCGATACTAAACAGCAGATGACATTCCTAGAGATAGGTTGTGGTAGTGGCGCAATAGTCCTCTCAATTTTGAAGCACGTTCCGCTG TCATCAGCAATTGCTTTGGACCAAAATCGACTGGCGTGCGAGCTTACACTTGCAAATGCTCAAAGCCAAGGACTTCGAGACAGACTTAGAATATTTAAGCATAAACTGGTAGACAAACTTCCCAAGGAAATTGAAGATGATAAATTTGACATGATAATCAGCAATCCGCCGTATGTTCCTTCCGGTCAGCTTTTGCAACTGGAGCCGGAGATTAAAATCTACGAAGATCTTCGTGCGCTTGATGGTGGAGCAGATGGATTAGCTATTATTAGAGCAATATTGGAGTTAGCCGGCGAACACTTGAACCCGGAAGGTACACTGTGGCTTGAAGTGGACAGTTCTCATCCCGAAAAGATTGCCGCATATTTAGACGAACACGAGTCAAGAATAGGATTGAAATACATTTGTTCATACAAGGATCTTTTCCGCAATGAGAGATTTGTAGAAATTATGAAAGTTTAG
- the LOC129730073 gene encoding histone-lysine N-methyltransferase eggless produces the protein MDTMDLQADSGPATEDTTSNIDNESSILEEPVLTARDSDEKTSAAQSSESKEVVTVREKSESKVDNSDQNDQVKTAPPVIALDDKDEPAQVEREDTPSNRENDMLDVTQLGDKVTLRKKQNREIASSDEENKFQSVADKLEQKEEKTQDVNQESSSKVDDEISKTENTAEQLKNTELEKATIEQVDKSDEILCENVVTSNSIETDIKTSENVDCAESFVENEAIEKSTDKKEVDNTSNKKSIDETPVVSEQKIEADLSISEITTEGSSNLIRDEVCHDETANETQDVAEDIVPNTSEENPADSSEYENSACDKSINESKNEDISINESKIEDMSDVNEEKNETPDDDVVMSFVPDSGGAQQTEGHKSDQCAKTDTDFEHISNDETEATDKQNDEVKDEAEATSNCKQVNTNSDENVTTKSTEELSSGEAKNKARKENNDDDDDDVIMVESDLNFTDNSKLCKTEKNSEHIETSLFLKNALPQETEIVNNVQNENKTETVALEDKPKEHAEENTDKLDTDTAVTVAAESQTIEKSKSSDLSGTEKDADIVDKTTKENDIEIVNLDDEPEEPDSAANTDDPKPDAAESVEKSDTLPTNAKDSSENTKPDEMHTEKTFVLDEKLGVFEEKTTQPEEKIPQLISGDSDEDVVMIEDDEPAPSTTKASFPGPKVVAGGKLDLASVKRNVVVSKEAKPKTIKPPSFDCVNPDCAKVSTETAPAPGFVLNFYNLPKKSKKQRVCLVCYDQVVEKYSEMCESLVDQQPLLFCKMPQKNELVEISDSSEEEEDDSQQETGKPLSSDIISLVETELQDILTSTFEKINLSKQIEWTEQIMKQKIAYNSRLSDEINNELNELQRKVDRIHLNLYSKSRPRYHDLPPCNIFHEVDLMNKNQQSVLGQSTHQPSQSSARQFSPQKAQPAQNQQQQTQKPLVSLPVAAKNEEFVRPAVVVGQFYFAVKHKLLSNWAECQVVETVSASDKTLYKVNFLHNQGGGNAPIKVVPAKFLAYRHSFNVKLPLGTRVIARFDAGTTQPSYKLTQATKSTSFYPGIIAESFGKYNRHRYLIFFDDGYAQYVCHGDVRVVCEESKEVWLDIHPHSQEFIRNYLLNYRSQRPMVQVKVGQRIITEWKGKWIYAKVIDIDASLVQLHFPEDNRFEWIYRGSTRLGPLYQEKALSMSKMSSNKFSKFQKRNEPSIEYITIDDDENDQNKQDSKKQPTPQEQALQSYQQQNKVLQQQSSADAAANRSVAKKSTFHRAVVSTSQPSAVFMNSSTIYCEDDRPKGKIVYYTAKKHLPPLKYKPHECNPNCLFKITHNLKSYSPLAKPLLSGWERQLCKMKYKKVYVVYRAPCGRRLRNMYELHKYLRMTKATLNVENYDFDPMVHCLAEYVIENHIYHNPDLSDGREYMAVPCVNYFDDSKPPPCVYSTERIPTEGVNLNLDSDFMCGCDCEDDCIDKSRCQCWQLTIAGAKFGNPNTSIDNIGYVYKRLQETVVTGIYECNSRCKCNNSCLNRVVQHPLQTKLQVFKTSNRGWGIRCLNDVSKGSFICIYSGHLLTEEAGNMICQMNANKAGDEYFADLDYIETVEQLKEGYETDVVESESENDSDEPDYDAKRDSDASDDDFTTNVNPSNAVVKTRSQVRRDSTKRTEPKLDKKYKKKEDTKNESDDEREMVSLVPNAEMIITKEDETNTSIKYRSVRKLFGKDEKIYIMDAKKSGNLGRYFNHSCNPNLFVQNVFVDTHDLRFPWVAFFALSNIRAGSELTWNYNYDVGSVEGKVLYCQCGAENCRQRLL, from the exons ATGGATACTATGGATTTGCAAGCAGACTCTGGCCCGGCAACGGAAGACACAACGTCGAACATTGATAATGAGTCCTCAATTCTAGAGGAACCTGTTTTGACTGCCAGAGACTCAGATGAAAAAACTAGTGCCGCTCAATCATCTGAAAGTAAGGAAGTGGTTACTGTTCGCGAAAAAAGTGAGAGCAAAGTCGATAATTCGGACCAAAATGATCAGGTAAAAACTGCACCACCAGTGATTGCACTTGACGACAAGGACGAGCCGGCTCAGGTTGAAAGGGAAGACACTCCTTCAAATAGAGAAAATGATATGTTGGATGTAACTCAACTTGGAGATAAAGTGACACTGAGGAAAAAGCAGAATCGTGAGATTGCTTCTTCAGATGAAGAAAACAAGTTTCAGTCGGTCGCAGATAAGTTAGAACAGAAAGAGGAAAAGACTCAAGATGTGAATCAAGAATCAAGCTCTAAGGTTGATGATGAAAtatctaaaactgaaaacacTGCAGAACAGTTGAAAAACACAGAGTTGGAAAAAGCAACAATAGAGCAGGTAGATAAATCTGATGAAATATTATGTGAAAATGTAGTAACCAGTAACTCAATAGAAACTGATATTAAGACAAGTGAAAATGTGGATTGTGCTGAAAGTTTTGTCGAAAATGAGGCCATAGAAAAATCAACCGATAAAAAAGAGGTCGACAATAcgtcaaataaaaaatctataGATGAAACTCCGGTTGTTTCTGAACAAAAAATTGAAGCAGACCTTTCAATATCAGAAATTACGACAGAAGGATCTAGCAATTTAATAAGAGATGAAGTTTGTCATGACGAGACTGCAAACGAAACACAGGATGTTGCCGAAGACATAGTGCCCAACACTTCAGAAGAAAACCCGGCTGATTCATCAGAATATGAAAACTCTGCCTGTGACAAAAGCATTAACGAATCTAAAAATGAAGACATAAGCATTAACGAATCTAAAATAGAAGACATGTCAGATgtcaatgaagaaaaaaatgaaaccccAGATGATGATGTAGTTATGTCCTTTGTTCCAGATTCTGGAGGAGCACAACAAACCGAAGGTCATAAATCAGATCAATGTGCAAAAACGGATACCGATTTCGAACATATTTCAAATGATGAAACTGAAGCTACTGATAAACAAAATGACGAGGTCAAGGATGAAGCTGAAGCAACCTCGAATTGCAAACAGGTAAATACTAATAGTGACGAAAATGTAACTACCAAATCCACGGAAGAATTATCGAGTGGCGAAGCGAAAAATAAAGCCCGTAAAGaaaataatgatgatgatgatgatgacgttATCATGGTAGAAAGTGATTTAAATTTCACCGATAActcaaaattatgtaaaactgAGAAAAATAGTGAACACATAGAGacaagtttatttttaaaaaatgctcTTCCTCAAGAAACCGAAATTGTCAATAACGTGCAAAATGAAAATAAGACAGAAACTGTAGCTCTGGAAGATAAACCTAAGGAACATGCAGAAGAAAATACCGACAAACTCGATACGGACACAGCAGTAACGGTTGCTGCGGAATCTCAAACAATAGAGAAAAGTAAAAGttcagatttatctggcacTGAAAAGGATGCAGATATTGTTGACAAGACTACTAAGGAAAATGATATAGAAATTGTTAATCTCGATGATGAACCTGAAGAGCCGGATTCGGCGGCAAATACTGACGATCCCAAGCCAGATGCAGCTGAATCAGTAGAAAAAAGTGATACACTTCCAACAAATGCAAAAGATTCATCGGAAAACACTAAGCCTGATGAGATGCATACAGAGAAGACTTTTGTTCTAGATGAGAAACTGGGAGTTTTCGAAGAGAAAACCACTCAACCCGAAGAAAAAATCCCGCAGCTAATTTCTGGCGATTCAGACGAGGATGTAGTAATGATTGAAGATGATGAACCAGCACCATCAACAACAAAGGCTAGTTTTCCTGGCCCTAAAGTTGTTGCTGGTGGCAAACTCGACCTAGCATCTGTGAAGAGAAATGTGGTTGTAAGCAAAGAAGCCAAACCAAAGACAATAAAACCACCCAGTTTCGATTGTGTTAATCCTGATTGTGCAAAAGTGTCTACGGAAACTGCTCCAGCGCCGGGGTTTGTCTTAAATTTTTACAATCTGCCAAAAAAATCCAAGAAACAACGGGTGTGCTTAGTTTGTTACGATCAGGTTGTGGAAAAATATTCT GAAATGTGTGAGTCGCTGGTTGATCAACAGCCTCTGTTGTTTTGTAAAATGCCACAGAAAAATGAATTGGTGGAAATATCAGACAGCAGTGAAGAGGAAGAGGACGATTCACAACAAGAAACAG GCAAACCACTTTCATCTGACATTATTTCGCTAGTTGAGACTGAATTGCAAGACATACTGACATCAACATTTGAGAAAATTAACCTGAGTAAACAAATAGAATGGACTGAGCAAATTATGAAGCAGAAGATTGCTTACAATAGTA GATTATCCGACGAAATCAATAACGAACTCAACGAACTACAGCGCAAAGTGGACCGCATTCATCTGAATCTCTACTCCAAATCACGACCAAGATATCATGATCTTCCTCCATGTAATATCTTTCATGAAGTTGACTTGATGAACAAAAACCAACAATCGGTATTGGGACAATCCACTCACCAGCCCTCTCAGTCCAGCGCTCGTCAATTCTCACCACAGAAAGCACAACCTGCTCAGAATCAGCAACAGCAGACACAAAAACCGTTAGTCTCGTTGCCTGTGGCTGCAAAAAATGAAGAATTCGTCAGACCGGCAGTTGTCGTTGGACAATTTTATTTTGCGGTTAAACACAAATTGCTCAGTAACTGGGCGGAATGTCAAGTAGTCGAAACAGTTAGTGCTTCTGAT aAAACTCTCTACAAAGTAAACTTTTTACACAATCAAGGCGGAGGTAATGCTCCAATCAAAGTTGTTCCAGCAAAATTCTTAGCTTACCGACACTCTTTCAACGTGAAACTACCACTCGGAACCCGTGTGATTGCTCGTTTCGATGCTGGAACAACACAACCTTCATACAAACTAACACAGGCTACCAAAAGTACTTCGTTCTATCCGGGAATCATAGCCGAGTCTTTTGGAAAGTATAACCGGCATCGCTATTTGATTTTCTTTGACGACGGGTACGCACAATATGTATGTCATGGCGATGTGCGAGTTGTCTGCGAAGAATCCAAGGAGGTATGGTTGGACATTCATCCACACTCACAGGAATTTATTAGGAACTACTTGCTAAACTACCGTTCACAAAGACCGATGGTGCAGGTGAAGGTTGGTCAGAGAATTATCACAGAATGGAAGGGAAAATGGATTTATGCAAAAGTTATTGACATCGATGCAAGTTTAGTTCAATTGCATTTCCCTGAGGACAACCGTTTTGAATGGATTTATCGTGGTTCAACACGCCTTGGTCCGCTGTATCAAGAGAAGGCTCTCAGCATGAGTAAAATGAGCAGCAACAAATTTTCGAAATTCCAGAAAAGAAATGAACCTTCTATTGAGTATATTACTATCGACGACGATGAGAACGATCAAAACAAACAGGACTCGAAGAAGCAGCCAACACCTCAGGAACAAGCTCTGCAGTCGTATCAACAGCAAAATAAGGTTCTCCAACAACAGAGCTCGGCTGATGCTGCGGCTAATCGTTCAGTAGCGAAAAAAAGCACTTTTCATCGCGCCGTTGTATCAACGTCTCAACCATCAGCGGTGTTTATGAACAGCTCCACGATCTACTGTGAAGACGATCGCCCGAAGGGTAAAATTGTGTATTATACTGCCAAAAAGCATCTGCCACCACTCAAATACAAACCGCACGAGTGCAATCCAAATTGTTTGTTCAAAATCACGCACAATCTCAAGTCGTACAGTCCGCTGGCAAAGCCTTTGCTATCGGGCTGGGAACGGCAACTATgcaaaatgaaatacaaaaagGTGTACGTCGTGTATCGGGCGCCCTGTGGTCGGAGGTTGCGTAACATGTACGAGCTGCATAAGTATTTACGCATGACAAAAGCTACGCTCAACGTTGAGAACTACGATTTCGACCCTATGGTGCACTGCCTTGCGGAATATGTGATCGAAAATCATATCTATCATAATCCG GATCTCTCGGACGGTCGCGAATACATGGCAGTACCGTGCGTGAACTATTTCGATGATTCGAAACCTCCGCCCTGTGTATACTCGACAGAGCGTATTCCTACTGAAGGTGTCAACCTAAACCTGGACTCGGATTTCATGTGCGGTTGCGATTGCGAAGATGACTGTATTGACAAAAGTCGCTGTCAATGTTGGCAGCTGACTATAGCCGGAGCTAAATTCGGAAATCCAAACACGTCGATCGATAATATTGGTTATGTTTACAAACGCCTGCAGGAGACGGTTGTTACTGGGATTTACGAGTGCAATTCTCGATGTAAATGTAACAATAGCTGCCTGAACCGGGTGGTGCAGCATCCGCTTCAAACCAAGTTGCAGGTGTTTAAAACTAGTAATCGTGGTTGGGGAATCCGCTGTCTTAATGATGTTTCAAAAGGAAGTTTCATATGTATCTACTCGGGACATTTACTGACCGAGGAAGCAGGAAATATGATTTGCCAAATGAATGCAAACAAGGCAGGTGATGAATATTTCGCTGATTTGGATTACATCGAAACTGTCGAGCAACTGAAGGAGGGTTACGAAACGGATGTAGTGGAATCGGAGAGTGAAAATGATAGTGATGAGCCAGATTATGATGCCAAACGGGACAGTGATGCATCGGACGACGATTTCACTACCAACGTCAACCCATCGAATGCCGTAGTCAAAACCAGATCCCAAGTTAGGAGGGATAGTACAAAAAGAACGGAACCTAAATTGGATAAG aaatataaaaagaaggAGGATACCAAGAATGAATCCGATGATG agCGTGAAATGGTCAGTTTAGTTCCTAATGCCGAAATGATAATTACGAAAGAAGATGAGACAAAtacatcgataaaatatcgcTCTGTCCGAAAATTATTTGGAAAAGATGAAAAAATCTACATAATGGATGCTAAAAAATCCGGAAACCTTGGACGATATTTCAAT CATTCCTGCAACCCGAATCTTTTCGTGCAAAATGTGTTTGTCGATACGCATGATCTTCGTTTTCCGTGGGTGGCTTTCTTTGCATTATCCAATATCCGAGCTGGTTCTGAACTAACGTGGAACTACAACTACGATGTTGGTTCGGTAGAAGGAAAAGTTCTTTACTGCCAATGCGGGGCAGAAAACTGTCGCCAGCGATTACTGTAA